AAACAATGCAGTTCACCATGTGGAAGCACGAAGTATTCTTTTTTCTGAAATGCAGTTCCCCTTTTATTGCATTGTAGTCTCGCTAAAATGAAGAATGCAGCCCTATTAGTTAAGCAAAGTAGTCCGTTATAAAATCAAGAACTGCATGAAAGAACTCCATCAAGAAACTAAATGTGCGTACATCTGCATCAATCCTAATCCGATATAATTCAGTGCACGAAGAATAAATTTCACTTCCATGCAGTACACTATGTGGACGGACACAGTTATGTTCTGATATAAAAGAAGTGCACTTAATAGGAAAATTCACCGAAAACACAATCATCACATTTTCTGACAGTTGCGTGCATACCTGAACAAGCCACAAAAAAAGAGGACACGACGTTCTGGATTTCCAACGAACTAAGAGAGCCCCCTCATAGCAGAACCTCTCTGTAGTTGCCACATAATAAAAACAAAGCCCCACCACGCTACCACCCCGCTCCACCTCTCCCACGTCCTGTCAAGGACAGCAGAGGAGAGCAGAGGAGAAAACACAACTGCTTCGTACCCCAAAAAACCCCATTGCATCTTCTTCTCCACACTTCCTTTCACCAACCTCTTCTCTCCAGAACAAACAAGAGAGAGCAGAGGAGAGTCATGGCGGATGCACCTCTTTACAAGCAGCACCGCAGGTACACCAGGGAGCTCCACGACGTCGACCTCCACGACAACCACAAGCTCCACGTCGTTTGCACAAGCAAGGGTGAAGACGTGGACAAGATGCTGTCCACGCTCAGGAGGAAGATTGGCAGAATGCCCGTCAAACTAGTCGATGTTGATGTCGAGTACACGCACTACGTGAAGCCACAGCGGGCAGCAGTGCTCAAGCTATGCGTAGAAAAAGAATGCCTTGTCTACCACATCTATGCAGCTAAAGATAGGTTAGAATAACTATCAATCTGTACTATTGATTGTCAATATTGGTTTTAAATTTTCTTCACTGCAATCTCCAATATTTAAACTTTGGTTTTCATTTTTGAAAAGCATGGCATATGAATTCATTGACAGTTTTCATCTGGCTCCATGTATGTTACTCATGTGCTCAATTCTTGAATTATATGATCTAGCAATACACacagttttattttgttttaccaAATACAAACTATTTGACTGAACAATAGAAAACTGCAACATTACTATACAAAACATGTATGAAATTCAGTTCAAGAATACAATCATGCACAAAACATGCATTGTTTATGCAAAATATATTATCAGATTTACTAGTTATGCTGAACAAAGTATGACCAACTACTCAATGCAACAGATTCAGATATTCATATTGCAGTTCAGTTTCAGACAAAACAAAAACATTGGTACTTCTAAGAAAATAAACTATATTCACTCTATACAAACATCTTGCAGGCTAATGGAACTAGAAAAATTCCTCATGAATGGTGAGTACACCTTCGTCGGATTCGCAATTGAAGGAGACAAAAGCAAGCTGAAGCTATCTGGTTTGGAGATCAACTACGACAACTACATTGATATTCAGCTGGAACGGAGAGACCCATACAATAAAAAGAAGTTTGACTCTTTGGCTGATGTTGCCGGCAGGATGATAGACATTCACTACCATgacatgaagaaaaaaattaacCGCAAGGAGGACCATACTCTATGGGGATTTTGCCCACTACCAGAAAAGCTTATCAAGTATGCAGCAATAGATGCATTCGCAACATATGAGTCATGGAGAATCATCTACGATGTCATCATGGGACTGGACAGGGCAAAAAAGACAAAGAAGcaaagcagaagaagaacaaggctgtaATCCAATATAGCAACTAAAAATAATTCAGGGCTAAGTTTTAGTTTCACTTTACTTTAGTCATTGTGTTGttctttgtttcatgtatgcaAGCTTTTGATTATGTCTATTGCTTCATATCGAACATTTCTTTTGTAAAAACAATGTCGTTTTAGAATTATCATTAAATTTTATTTCTGTGGTTTGCTTATGTGTCACAGTTTGCTTCTGATCAATTGTTTTCGCTGAAATTAGTTTGTGTTAGAACAAGTATCCAGAAAACTTTGAAAAATCTAATGTGTGATACCAAAACGTGAATACAGTTCACATAACAAATACAACACAGTTCACAGAGTGTATACATGAAGTGCAGTACATGCACAAATGCAGAACAAAGGGGCTGCAGCAACTTTCGTTCAGTGCACAACATAAAGACTTGGTACGCGCAGTGCAGTACTCAACGTTGGTGCAAGTAGTACAAATGACATCATTTGTACTACCACGACATATATATACTCCAAAAGAAAAAATGCTTCAGATAAGGATAAAAAATTGACCACCCAGCTACAACAAGGCCACAGCCAGTCCCGTATTAGGTCTCTAAAAATGTGTGCAGTTCTCCAAAGTCTTACAAGGAAGTTCACTATATGTGTGCATGAAGTGCGGTACATGCTTAAAATGAACCACAAGAGAAGCACTTTCGCACAGTACACAACACAGAATTAGTGCACCTGATGCAGTACTTAAATGTAAGCCATGCAGTCCGCAGGGTTGGCATAACCAGTCACAACTTTGGCACAAAGAAGCATGCACGCAGTGCAAAATGTGTACACGTGCATCATGGGACTACGACGAATGCAGTGCACATATAAGCAACAAAGCAGTGCACACCCGTACACTAGAAAAAATGATACGTAAGAGCGAAAATATGCTACCCATGCAGTGCACAAAAATGTAGCGCAAACATGTGTAGTACGGAATGCGTGCACATGAAGTACAGAACCCTGATCAATGCAGTGCGAATATGTGTAGTACGGAATGGGTGCACATGAAGTACAGAACCTTGATCAATGCAGTGCGAGGATGGTTTGCTAAGCAGTGCACGCCCCTGCATTGAAAAAAATACTTAAGATAGAAAATACATAGGAAAAAAACTGACGACCATAGGTACACCCGTCCCCAGCCAGACTCGTAGTAGGTCTGCGCCCACAGAAGGCGAGTCGTTCTGAGTCACAATGCATGGGGGCGGGCACATATGGGCCCACAGGTCATAGAGCATAGAGCAACGAGCGTCGTGTATAAGCGCCCAAATAAGTAACCAGAGGATTTCGATACGGTTGCCTCGCtagcgcttataaacaggtcgtGCGCGCCTTccgcgggcgaggtgggactaaacattaggCCGCACAAAACGCACCGGGAACCAACCGTGCTCATAGGCCGACTTGGGCCCAATGCGTCTTCAGTCCCCGAACAAAGGTCCAACAAATTCTCACAGCCCAAAAACAAAACCCAACGACGCACAACTAGCAATTTACTACAGTACCCCCTTACCTTAAAAAAATGCAGTCCGCTGTGCAGTCCGGTATGGGACGAAAGATGTGCTGTCAATAAAGCATTGCAGTTCGCTTAGACGAATATTTTTTCCAGCTAATCAAAAACACTACCACGGCGAATCTTTTCACTTGGCTTCAATGGCACAATCCCACGTCACGACCCCCTCCCACCcacctgctcggcctcgcgctaacgcatgcaGTGCGCTTGATTGACaagcgcagtgcggacattctgtttatccaacaataggacgcacgcaacccaagagccacacccctaagatagacagggaggcgacggggtgtgacatactcgcctgcgcatgcggcgccgcggcacgccgcgtcgccgcctgctccggctcgttccaggctcggcctcgcaagGGGAGTGGagggggggtcacgacccccctcccaccccctgctcggcctcgcgctaacgcatgcaGTGCGCTTGGTGTACAGACGCAGTCGGACATTCTGTttatccaacaataggacgcacgcaattCCGGacccacacccctaagatagacagggaggcgacggggtgtgacggactcgcctacgcatgcggcgccgcggcacgccgcgttgccgcctgctccggctcgttcgaGGCTCGGCCTCgtaggggggtggggaggggggtcacgaccccctcccacccccctgctcggcctcgcgctaatgcatgcagtgcgcttggttgacaggcgtaGTGCAGACATTCTATTTATCCAATAATAGGACGCacacaaccccagagccacacccctaagatagacagggaggcgatggggtgtgacggactcgcctgcgcatgcggcgccgcggcacgccccgtcgccgcctgctctggctcgttccaggctcggcctcgcaggaggggtggggaggggggttaTGACCCCCCTCACACCCCCCCTGcttggcctcgcgctaacgcatgcagtgcgcttggttgacacgcgcagtgcggacattctgtttatccaacaataggatgcacgcaaccccagagccacacccctaagatagacagggaggcgacggggtgtgacggactcgcctgcgcatgcggcaccgcggcacgccgcgtcaccgcctgctccggctcgttccaggctcggcctcacaggggggtggggaggggggtcgcgactccccctcccacccccctgctcggcctcgcgctaatgcacgcagtgcgcttgtttgacaggcgcggtgcggacattctgtttatccaacaataggacgcacgcaaccccagagccacacccctaagatacacagtgaggcgacggggtgtgacggactcgcctgcgcatgcggcgacacgacacgccgcgtcgccgcctgctccggctcgttccggGCTTGGCCTCGCTGgagggtggggaggggggtcacaacccccctcccacccccctgctcggccttgcgctaacgcacgcagtgcgcttggttgacaggcgcagtgcgaacattctgtttatccaacaataggacgcacgcaactccagagccacacccctaagatagacagggaggcgacgggttgtgacggactcgcctgcgcatgcggcgccgcggcacggcGCGTCGctgcctgctccggctcgttccaggctcggcctcacaggggggtggggagggggggtcACGACTCCACCTtccacccccctgctcggcctcacgctaacgcacgcagtgcgcttggttgacaggcgcggtgcggacattctgtttatcCAACAATAGGACACACGCagccccagagccacacccctaagatagacagggaggcgacggggtgtgacggactcacCTGCACATGCGGCGCCGCTGCACGGCGCGTCGCCACCTGCTctggctcgttccaggctcggcctagcaggggggtggggaggggggtcatgaccccccctcccacccccctgctcggcctcgcgctaacgcacgtaGTGCGCTTGGtggacaggcgcagtgcggacattctgtttatcgaacaataggacgcacgcaaccccagagccacacccctaagatagacagggaggcgacggggtgtgacggactcgcctgcgcatgcggcgccgcggcacggcGCGTCGCTGCCTGCttcggctcgttccaggctcggcctcacAGGGGGGTGGGTAGGGGGGGTCACGACTCCCCCTtccacccccctgctcggcctcacgctaacgcacgcagtgcgcttggttgacaggcgcggtgcggacattctgtttatcCAACAATAGGACACACGCagccccagagccacacccctaagatagacagggaggcgacggggtgtgacggactcacctgcgcatgcggcgccgctgCACGGCGCGTCGCCACCTGCTctggctcgttccaggctcggcctagcaggggggtggggaggggggtcatgaccccccctcccacccccctgctcggcctcgcgctaacgcacgtaGTGCGCTTGGtggacaggcgcagtgcggacattctgtttatcgaacaataggacgcacgcaaccccagagccacacccctaagatagacagggaggcgacggggtgtgacggactcgcctgtgCATGCGGCGCCGccgcacgccgcgtcgccgcctggtccggctcgttcctggctcggcctcacaggaggggtggggaggggggtcacgacccccctcccaccccctgctgGGCCTCGCGTAACGCACGCAGTGTGGTAAGTACAGGGAATACAAAGAGCAAATACAAATCTATAAACAACCAAaaaatgggggggggggcaacccCCCCATACCTTACAATACAAACAATAAAAAAATAACCAACTGAAGGGTTCATCTTTAGGAAAAAGCAGTGCACTTGGTTAGGAAAAAGCAGTGCAGTATCATACAGCAATGCAGTTCCAGGATACACACATGAATGCAGGGTCTGCGGCAAAAAAGTGCACCAAAAAAATGTGCAGCACAAACTTGTAGACAAATGCAATCCTTTTTGTTGGACGAAGAAGTTCGGCTTCACATGCAATGCAGTTTATGGGACACATAATATACATATAAGCGTGACAAAAATGCCAGTTCACATAGAACGTGTAAGTtcaacaaaaataaaaatatacacaTATATATACTGTATGAATTATTTATATAAAATACACGTACAGATACATATTCGTCCATAAAAACACTGCTCCAAAAAAGCAGACGAAAAATCACAACAACAGAAAAACAAAAGTCTTTTCATACATTATATACCTTAGACACCACACAGTACACAACATGAACCCCTAGTTCTTGTCCATACACAGGGTTTTTACCAAGTAGATTGTTACTGCGTCTGCGATTGCGACAGGGAAGTAAGCCCGAGGTCCGCAATCAGTTCTCGTAGGTCAAGCGGCATGTCTTCATAACACAACATGTTCGAAGAATTGAAAGCAGCTGGAACATGTACTTCGCCTTCCAATCTTCAACAGCAGgctgaaaaaagaaaaagaaaaaaatgcaaACAGTGATTAAATAAAAGGTTGCCATAAAGAACAAAAAGTGAAAAAGTAAAAGAATAAAAAAAgtaacaagaaaaagaagaagacaGAGAAGGTGTTACATCGGTTTTGATAATTTTCTCAACTAGATGTTGGCTGTAATACAACTGCGTCACCCTCAGAACATAGATTCCGCACTCGTTTGCTCCCTGCGCTGGCACGACCGGGTAAGAGGGCTTCTCTTCCAATTTAACCCAGTCAGGGTGGTTCTTAGATTTATACACTTTTTCACCATAAATCCCCTTCAGCAACTGAGTCATCCTCCTCATCTGGCAAAAAAGGAAGCACAATGTAAAAATAACACACACCACAGATCAAATTACTATTCAGACGAACCGAAAAATATAAAAATTGTTCTCAACGTCTAGACAGTCCCTCTTTTAAATGCACGTGAGGTCATTTCCTTTTATCTCCTTTTTTACAAGGATTATGGGGGGCCTGAGAAAAATGCAGTTCTGTCACGCACATGTTGCAGTGCACTACATAAACAAGTGTGGTTCTATGTGTGCTAACATTGCATGTGCAGTTTATAAAAAATGCAGTAGGAGAAACACAAAAAAGCTCTGCACTTGGCAAAAAAATGACATACCACTTCAGTGCAATCTGAGTGGTAATCAGTCCTGCACCACTTTGTCGTGACATCAGGATGGCCAGTGTACTTTCTAGTGTCATGGATATCAAACGTCTGGCGATGCTGGTTCATCGTGTATAAGGAATAATGTTCATCGTGACATCAGGAGGCTTCAATTTCTCTATGGATCATCTCAACTTAAAAGCCCTCTCACCTGCCCTCTTGTTCGAAAATATTTCAACGTCATCCTCAGGAGGGCGATTAATTGCTGCACTCCTAGCCCTAGTGGCGCGAGGAAACGGcgtaacaaaatcatcatcatcaacatcaaaTACATCGCGGGGAGAGCTAGGTCGAGAAACACTTCCACCATGAGGTCCAGACGCCACAACTGTGTTCAAACCATCTCCAGCCAAAGAACCAGAATTATCTGGAGATATTTCAATGACACAATCCTCCATAACCACCTCAGAACCCTGGGACTCAAACAGTGACGTATAGCCTTCATGAAGCCCCCCATCAAAACCTAAAACCGTGTAGAAAAAACATGGAAACACTCAGCACAAAATACAAAAACTAAAAACATGTAATACATCTCATTAAAATAAAAAATGCAGTTCACTAAAGAATAGAATGCAGCACAATTGTCTACAACAATGCAGTCCACTTGTCTACAGCAATGCAGAACAAAAAAGTATACAATAATGCAGCCCACTTGTATAGAACAATGCAGCCCACTTATGAAGAACAATGTAGCTCACTTGCCCAAAAAATAAAATGCATCTCACTAACACAACAAACAAATATACACATCAATTCTAAATCACGAACTTAACTAAACAAACTAGTAAAAAAAGCCCGTAAGAGCCGGAAGCAAGCAACacacaaaaaataaataaaggaaGGATAAAGAAGTTCACTAAAACAACCTTTATCTGCAAAAATTAAAAGTGATGTTAAATCAAGGGAACACTTTCTCGATGTGAGCCAACTATAGAGCATGGCCTTTCTGATGTAGCCAATGTGCTCCACCCCAAACGGAGCAACTCGAACACCATCCCAAGTCTGCAAGAATTGAAACATATAGAATCCACAATCATGCCTGCAATAAAAGAATAAAAAACATCAGTTTcacaaaatgaaataaaaaacTTGAGCAGTATGGAGAAGAGAGGCTGTACGGAACACACCCATTTGGCTGCATTGGGACAATGACATGTTTCAACACAAATCCATCAAGTGTAGGAGGATTTAGCGGCTCATCAGAACTTGAGCTTCCTTCTTTCCATGCACACTTGATATTTTTAACCATCCTCCTAAAAACCCTGATTGCATCAGCGCTGCCAGGTTTATTGAGCGAGTCAAGAAATTCAAACCGCCTTTCTTTCACATTTAACGCAACTACACAATAATGACCAACACCATCCATCATATCTGGCGGATCAAAAGTTGCAAAAAGGACATGTTCAAAGCacgaaaaaataaataaaagtatTATAAGAAGAAGAAACAGAACACTATAAAAATGAACACGCAAAAATGTAGTATTCGACACATAAAAACGTTAATCACCATATCCTTTTTATCAACACGCTCCTCGGATTTTGAAGAGAACTTCATTTTAACACTCCTGCCTACAGTACCACAATTCCAAATATTTGTCTGCCAACACAAAACCAAAAATCAAATAGTGCTCAAGAAAACATGTCGTCGCACGAAATCAGAAaataaaatcaaaaaaataaatcaAAAATTTCTGCATTCTTACACAAATATGGTACGGGACAACCATTGTCGGAGATCCCTTAAACTTGTCTACCAGCAAAGAAACCCCAAGATCTACAAGTCTTGTAGTGAGCATCCCTTTATCCCAAATGGATTGACCAACTTCGCCAATGGTAATATCACCCAAGTCAGTTTTAAAAGCAATCATGTCCCTGAATTTTTCATGACAAACTGAAACATTAGatactaaaaaaataacaacaaagaAAAAGGGCTAAAAACCAAAATTAGAAAATACATATGAACAAAACAATTTCTAAAAAAACCATaattcttcttcttgtccttccgaaCCCTCGTAACAGAAGAGTACAACTCATTGTCTCTTTTCAGGAGAGCTGGATCAATGCTCGACGGTGTCACAACAGGAAGCTCGTCATCTATAATAAAAAAGCTGAAGTTCACTTATCCAAATAATGAAGTTCAAATATTAAGCCAAGGAAATTCTGCTAGCTATTTTGAAAATCATAAACAAAAGATCAAGTTTCACTTATCATTAAAGATCTAATACAGATACCATAGTAATTAAACAAAATGAAATGAGAAAAACTTCAACTGTACTGTTCAAAACAAAACTCTTGCCTTCAGTGTCAGAGTCTTCATGATGTTGTTTTTCAGAGCTGACCAATACATTTTCTTGGATAGGTTGTGACGAATCCAACACAACATCACTGGACTGCCCTTCTGCAGCAACATCAGCATTATCTGGATTTACAACAGTCTGGTCAACCGCAACGTCCTTAGATACTTCAGCTACATGAGGCTCCACTCTCGATACTTCAGTAACATCGTTGGACGCCAGACAAACACGGGAAGCAACAACACTAACAGCAGGGACGACATTCTCCAGCGGCTTTTCAATGCCAAAATCAGAATCTTAATGCCGGCTGGGGGAAACAGCATCATGGGATTCTTGAGCTACAGATGGGTATGCACAGTCGACGGCAACCGATGCAGAAGCACCAACACTGCCACCACCATCAACAGCACAACCGCCCTGATTCAGATCAACGTGAACTTCCACATTTTCTTCTCAGGCTGTGGAAAGATTAAAAAACACACAATAACAAAAAATGTGCGTGGGGATAATTAACACAACAAACAACTGCAACCCACGTGTATCAAAACAACTACAACTTCAACACACATATACGTAAAAAAGAACTGCATTTCACTTTGTCAAACGCTGCAGTTCAGTTATGTTAAATACTAAAGCTTACTTATGTAAAACATTATGGACCACGCATGCGAAATGGAATGCAGTTCACTTCTGTCAAAGACTGAAGGTCACACATGTAAAACTATTGCAGCTAACATATGTAAATGAAAATGCATATGACTAAGCATAACACCGTACATCAAgtttataacaacaacaaaaaaattaGATTACAACACACTAACAGAACAAGTAATACAACTATACCTTATCAGCTACAACATCCGGAGGGGACgatgcatcagccaagacctcatcCTTCCCAGAGCCATCGTAGGACTCTTTGTGCACATCACAAGCAGCTGCACCAGTCTACGGGCATAGAACAAACCAAAAACG
The sequence above is a segment of the Aegilops tauschii subsp. strangulata cultivar AL8/78 chromosome 6, Aet v6.0, whole genome shotgun sequence genome. Coding sequences within it:
- the LOC109747725 gene encoding uncharacterized protein, with the protein product MADAPLYKQHRRYTRELHDVDLHDNHKLHVVCTSKGEDVDKMLSTLRRKIGRMPVKLVDVDVEYTHYVKPQRAAVLKLCVEKECLVYHIYAAKDRLMELEKFLMNGEYTFVGFAIEGDKSKLKLSGLEINYDNYIDIQLERRDPYNKKKFDSLADVAGRMIDIHYHDMKKKINRKEDHTLWGFCPLPEKLIKYAAIDAFATYESWRIIYDVIMGLDRAKKTKKQSRRRTRL